From one Gallionella capsiferriformans ES-2 genomic stretch:
- a CDS encoding TolC family protein, translating to MYAHLKRQVPVALPRIVGNVALALCILLASTESQASDTSDPLLTESRLTPLAPCTETQNDRTFDLIDIVNTALCNNPQTREVWANSRAQAAQVGVISGGYLPGVSVSVSENQSTPGNKLSSLGLNFSYLLYDFGARAANLENARQLLISVSATQNNTVQTLFLAAVQAYYQTRSTLAAFDASVVSEQAAQESLKVAAARYQSGSTTPADKLTAQTAYSQATLNRITAHGAMKIAQGSLANILGIDANLGVKLASGSTPVDNGQDKFDAIEQSIVTLIETARLNRPDLLAAQAAVKAAQAAADAARAAGMPTLSMTAAANQNNNAGVNTHGSSLGLAVSVPLFSGFTPTYRIRAADAQVESKKAQMDRIRLQIALDVWNAYQNLATASQNRRSTSDLLSSAEQSERVASGRYRAGAGTMLDLLNAQTILASARQQRIQADLNWNISRATLAQAMGSLDAQLLTSLPDVTTSFKP from the coding sequence ATGTACGCTCACTTAAAACGTCAGGTTCCGGTAGCGCTGCCCCGAATTGTCGGGAATGTCGCACTTGCTCTGTGCATACTGCTAGCCAGTACTGAGTCGCAGGCAAGCGACACGTCAGATCCACTATTGACTGAGTCTCGTCTTACGCCCCTCGCCCCCTGTACCGAAACACAAAATGACCGCACTTTTGATCTGATCGACATCGTCAATACCGCGCTTTGCAACAACCCGCAAACAAGGGAAGTCTGGGCCAACTCACGTGCGCAGGCCGCACAAGTGGGCGTTATCAGTGGAGGCTATCTACCCGGCGTTAGTGTAAGTGTCAGCGAAAATCAAAGTACGCCCGGCAATAAACTGAGCAGCCTAGGTCTTAATTTTTCCTACTTGTTATACGACTTTGGTGCACGCGCGGCCAATCTGGAAAACGCCCGCCAATTGCTGATTTCGGTGAGCGCGACCCAGAATAATACCGTGCAAACACTGTTTCTCGCGGCGGTACAGGCCTATTACCAGACTCGCTCGACCCTCGCTGCATTTGACGCATCCGTGGTATCAGAACAGGCTGCACAGGAGAGTTTGAAAGTGGCCGCGGCACGCTACCAGTCCGGCAGCACCACACCTGCCGACAAGCTCACTGCACAAACCGCCTACTCACAGGCAACGCTCAACCGCATTACAGCACATGGCGCGATGAAAATCGCACAGGGCAGTCTTGCCAATATCTTAGGCATCGATGCAAATTTGGGTGTCAAACTCGCCTCCGGCAGCACGCCCGTTGACAACGGGCAGGATAAATTCGATGCGATCGAACAAAGCATCGTCACACTGATTGAGACGGCGAGACTAAACCGCCCTGATCTGCTGGCTGCGCAAGCGGCCGTTAAAGCGGCACAAGCGGCGGCTGATGCAGCGCGCGCGGCGGGCATGCCAACCCTGTCGATGACTGCTGCGGCGAATCAGAACAACAATGCAGGGGTCAATACTCATGGCTCATCGCTGGGGCTGGCGGTCAGCGTGCCGCTGTTCTCGGGGTTTACCCCCACCTACCGGATACGCGCGGCCGATGCGCAAGTCGAAAGCAAAAAAGCGCAAATGGATCGTATTCGTTTGCAAATCGCACTCGATGTCTGGAACGCGTATCAAAATCTGGCCACAGCATCACAAAACAGGCGCTCCACTAGCGATTTACTCAGCAGCGCCGAACAATCCGAACGCGTCGCCTCGGGGCGTTACAGGGCGGGTGCAGGTACTATGCTTGATTTACTTAATGCGCAAACCATACTGGCCAGCGCACGCCAGCAACGCATCCAGGCCGATCTGAACTGGAATATCAGCCGCGCCACACTCGCGCAGGCGATGGGCAGTCTGGATGCGCAATTATTAACGTCCTTACCCGACGTCACAACATCCTTTAAGCCATGA